From one Rhodamnia argentea isolate NSW1041297 chromosome 1, ASM2092103v1, whole genome shotgun sequence genomic stretch:
- the LOC115753264 gene encoding serine hydroxymethyltransferase 4, with product MDPVTAWGNTPLQAVDPDIHDLIEKEKRRQCRGIELIASENFTSFAVIEALGSALTNKYSEGMPGNRYYGGNEFIDQIENLCRSRALLAYRLDPTRWGVNVQPYSGSPANFAAYTAVLQPHDRIMGLDLPSGGHLTHGYYTSGGKKISATSIYFESLPYKVNSSTGYIDYDKLEEKALDFRPRLIICGGSAYPRDWDYGRFRSIADKCGALLLCDMAHISGLVAAQEAANPFEYCDIVTTTTHKSLRGPRAGMIFYRKGPKPAKKGQPEDAVYDFEDKINFAVFPSLQGGPHNHQIGALAVALKQAMSPGFKAYAKQVRANAVALGNYLMSKDYKLVTGGTENHLVLWDLRPLGLTGNKVEKLCDLCNITVNKNAVFGDSSALAPGGVRIGTPAMTSRGLVEKDFEQIGEFLHRAVTITLSIQKQHGKLLKDFNKGLVNNKDIEALKVDVEKFSGSFDMPGFLMSEMKYKD from the exons ATGGATCCCGTCACCGCGTGGGGCAACACGCCGCTGCAGGCGGTGGATCCCGACATCCACGACCTCATCGAGAAGGAGAAGCGGCGGCAGTGCCGGGGGATCGAGCTCATCGCCTCCGAGAACTTCACCTCCTTCGCCGTCATCGAGGCCCTCGGCTCCGCCCTCACCAACAAGTACTCCGAGGGCATGCCCGGCAACCGCTACTACGGCGGCAACGAGTTCATCGACCAGATCGAGAACCTCTGCCGCTCCCGCGCCCTCCTGGCCTACCGCCTCGACCCCACCCGCTGGGGCGTCAACGTCCAGCCCTACTCCGGCTCCCCCGCCAACTTCGCCGCCTACACCGCCGTCCTCCAGCCCCACGACCGCATCATGGGCCTCGACCTCCCCTCCGGTGGCCACCTCACCCACGGCTACTACACCTCCGGCGGCAAGAAGATCTCCGCCACCTCCATCTACTTTGAGAGCCTCCCCTACAAGGTCAACTCCTCCACCGGCTACATCGACTACGACAAGCTCGAGGAGAAGGCCCTCGACTTCCGCCCCCGCCTCATCATCTGCGGCGGCAGCGCCTACCCCCGCGACTGGGACTACGGCCGCTTCCGCTCCATTGCCGACAAGTGCGGCGCCCTCCTCCTCTGCGACATGGCCCACATCAGCGGCCTCGTCGCCGCTCAG GAAGCTGCGAACCCATTTGAGTACTGCGATATCGTCACGACCACAACCCACAAGAGCTTGAGGGGTCCAAGAGCCGGGATGATCTTCTACAGGAAGGGCCCTAAACCCGCCAAGAAGGGCCAGCCTGAGGATGCGGTTTACGACTTCGAGGACAAGATCAACTTCGCAGTTTTCCCCTCTCTTCAGGGTGGCCCACACAACCACCAGATCGGTGCTCTGGCTGTTGCCCTGAAGCAGGCCATGTCTCCTGGTTTCAAAGCCTATGCTAAGCAAGTCAGAGCCAATGCTGTTGCTCTTGGGAACTACCTCATGAGCAAAGATTACAAGCTTGTGACTGGTGGAACTGAGAACCACCTCGTTCTTTGGGACCTTCGTCCTCTTGGATTGACCG GCAATAAGGTTGAGAAACTTTGCGATCTCTGCAATATTACCGTGAACAAGAATGCTGTTTTTGGTGACAGCAGTGCCTTGGCACCTGGAGGAGTACGAATTG GGACTCCTGCCATGACCTCTAGAGGCTTGGTCGAGAAGGACTTCGAGCAAATCGGGGAGTTCCTCCACCGGGCGGTGACCATCACCTTGAGCATCCAAAAGCAGCATGGGAAGCTACTGAAGGACTTCAACAAGGGTCTGGTCAACAACAAGGACATTGAGGCCCTCAAGGTCGATGTCGAGAAGTTTTCCGGCTCCTTCGACATGCCCGGTTTCCTCATGTCCGAGATGAAGTACAAGGATTAG
- the LOC115753277 gene encoding uncharacterized protein LOC115753277: protein MSGTEVPPIGATHTDPRVDGILEELTQVGEPMAQQAQQQVAVNADGGERRTQGLVEQFLKLKPSKFIGTGKPEEAERWINEMEKIFRLLNCTDIDKMTPAKYRMDGNAMYWWQAMKDAVFPARAEIDREIFVIAFYEKYFLSCTRDRKPTKFVELKQGNKTVVEYEAKFSELSRFAPRLVEHVEDKAKRFLKGLRSEIRKQLAPFGPMTY, encoded by the coding sequence ATGAGTGGAACAGAGGTACCTCCAATAGGAGCTACCCATACCGACCCGAGAGTGGATGGCATTTTGGAGGAGTTGACCCAAGTGGGGGAACCGATGGCTCAGCAGGCGCAGCAACAAGTTGCAGTCAATGCCGATGGGGGTGAACGTCGTACCCAAGGACTAGTGGAACAATTTCTGAAGTTGAAACCTTCCAAGTTCATAGGAACTGGAAAGCCTGAAGAGGCGGAACGATGGATCAACGAAATGGAGAAGATATTTAGGCTGTTGAATTGTACTGATATAGATAAGATGACACCGGCAAAGTATCGGATGGACGGAAATGCTATGTATTGGTGGCAAGCGATGAAGGACGCGGTATTCCCCGCAAGAGCAGAGATTGACCGGGAAATTTTTGTTATCGCTTTCTAtgagaagtatttcttgagttgcACAAGAGATAGAAAACCGACAAAGTTTGTGGAACTAAAGCAAGGTAATAAGACCGTGGTTGAATATGAGGCGAAGTTTTCTGAATTGTCAAGGTTTGCTCCTCGCCTAGTCGAGCATGTTGAGGATAAGGCGAAGAGGTTTTTGAAAGGCCTAAGGTCGGAGATACGAAAGCAATTGGCACCGTTCGGGCCAATGACCTATTGA